From one Lolium rigidum isolate FL_2022 chromosome 4, APGP_CSIRO_Lrig_0.1, whole genome shotgun sequence genomic stretch:
- the LOC124650605 gene encoding plant intracellular Ras-group-related LRR protein 8 isoform X1: MESSPPTITVHVKFAGRTIPVVVSASASTAELKLLLQPLTNVLPRGQRLICKGRVLVEAASLSSMQVGNGSKVMLIASEGLHQGDGPITKNSSGPAASAKRISNVKENHTQKQEIVSKNRAERWKITGVIALSDSSLKAVPEEVWDCGSSVRVLDVCNNSIEAIPRKIVALKSLNKLLVTANDISDEGICWEGLSRVQGLIVLSLSQNRLVTLPPSLGSLTFLRELRIANNMLGNLPVEIGLLKQLEILIANNNRITLLPSSIGDCESLIEVNLSSNLLAELPEAFGNLQNLKTLIIRNNGLNSLPSTLFKKCWRLTTLDLHGTGITNDILRQVEGWEEFDERRRQKYQKQLDFRVGSSGVFDEGADDSDRRS; this comes from the exons ATGGAGAGCTCGCCGCCCACCATCACCGTCCACGTGAAGTTCGCCGGCCGAACAATTCCGGTGGTGGTTTCGGCGTCCGCCTCCACGGCGGAACTtaagctcctcctccagccgctcaCCAACGTCCTCCCCCGCGGCCAGAGGCTCATTTGCAAAG GAAGAGTTCTCGTGGAAGCAGCGAGCCTGAGCTCGATGCAGGTGGGTAACGGATCCAAGGTTATGCTCATCGCTTCGGAGGGTCTCCATCAGGGG GACGGTCCTATCACTAAGAATAGCAGTGGTCCGGCAGCAAGTGCAAAGAGGATCTCAAATGTTAAGGAAAATCACACACAAAAACAGGAGATTGTCAGCAAAAACCGAGCGGAGCGATGGAAGATAACAGGTGTTATTGCATTATCTGATTCCAGCTTAAAG GCAGTACCTGAAGAAGTCTGGGACTGTGGCTCCTCAGTACGAGTACTAGATGTCTGTAACAACTCTATTGAAGCAATTCCACGGAAAATTGTTGCCCTTAAATCATTAAAT AAATTGTTGGTAACTGCCAATGATATATCTGATGAGGGAATCTGCTGGGAAGGTCTATCACGTGTTCAGGGACTAATAGTTTTATCTTTAAGCCAAAATCG ATTGGTTACTTTACCTCCGAGTTTGGGCTCATTGACCTTTCTACGTGAACTTCGCATTGCAAATAACATGCTTGGTAACCTACCTGTTGAAATAGGTTTGCTGAAGCAGCTAGAGATCTTGATAGCAAATAATAATAG GATAACGTTGTTGCCTTCCTCTATAGGAGACTGTGAATCTCTCATTGAG GTTAACTTATCATCAAATCTTTTAGCTGAGCTACCAGAGGCTTTTGGAAACCTTCAAAATCTAAAG ACTTTGATTATAAGGAATAATGGTCTTAATTCCTTACCATCAACTTTATTCAAGAAGTGCTGGCGGCTGACCACACTTGATCTCCATGGCACTGGAATCACAAATGATATTCTTCGACAG GTTGAGGGCTGGGAGGAGTTTGATGAACGTAGGCGGCAGAAGTATCAAAAGCAGCTGGATTTCCGTGTGGGATCATCAGGCGTCttcgatgaaggtgcggatgatagcgACAGGCGTTCATAA
- the LOC124650605 gene encoding plant intracellular Ras-group-related LRR protein 8 isoform X2: protein MESSPPTITVHVKFAGRTIPVVVSASASTAELKLLLQPLTNVLPRGQRLICKGRVLVEAASLSSMQVGNGSKVMLIASEGLHQGDGPITKNSSGPAASAKRISNVKENHTQKQEIVSKNRAERWKITGVIALSDSSLKAVPEEVWDCGSSVRVLDVCNNSIEAIPRKIVALKSLNKLLVTANDISDEGICWEGLSRVQGLIVLSLSQNRLVTLPPSLGSLTFLRELRIANNMLGNLPVEIGLLKQLEILIANNNRITLLPSSIGDCESLIEVNLSSNLLAELPEAFGNLQNLKTLIIRNNGLNSLPSTLFKKCWRLTTLDLHGTGITNDILRQKYG, encoded by the exons ATGGAGAGCTCGCCGCCCACCATCACCGTCCACGTGAAGTTCGCCGGCCGAACAATTCCGGTGGTGGTTTCGGCGTCCGCCTCCACGGCGGAACTtaagctcctcctccagccgctcaCCAACGTCCTCCCCCGCGGCCAGAGGCTCATTTGCAAAG GAAGAGTTCTCGTGGAAGCAGCGAGCCTGAGCTCGATGCAGGTGGGTAACGGATCCAAGGTTATGCTCATCGCTTCGGAGGGTCTCCATCAGGGG GACGGTCCTATCACTAAGAATAGCAGTGGTCCGGCAGCAAGTGCAAAGAGGATCTCAAATGTTAAGGAAAATCACACACAAAAACAGGAGATTGTCAGCAAAAACCGAGCGGAGCGATGGAAGATAACAGGTGTTATTGCATTATCTGATTCCAGCTTAAAG GCAGTACCTGAAGAAGTCTGGGACTGTGGCTCCTCAGTACGAGTACTAGATGTCTGTAACAACTCTATTGAAGCAATTCCACGGAAAATTGTTGCCCTTAAATCATTAAAT AAATTGTTGGTAACTGCCAATGATATATCTGATGAGGGAATCTGCTGGGAAGGTCTATCACGTGTTCAGGGACTAATAGTTTTATCTTTAAGCCAAAATCG ATTGGTTACTTTACCTCCGAGTTTGGGCTCATTGACCTTTCTACGTGAACTTCGCATTGCAAATAACATGCTTGGTAACCTACCTGTTGAAATAGGTTTGCTGAAGCAGCTAGAGATCTTGATAGCAAATAATAATAG GATAACGTTGTTGCCTTCCTCTATAGGAGACTGTGAATCTCTCATTGAG GTTAACTTATCATCAAATCTTTTAGCTGAGCTACCAGAGGCTTTTGGAAACCTTCAAAATCTAAAG ACTTTGATTATAAGGAATAATGGTCTTAATTCCTTACCATCAACTTTATTCAAGAAGTGCTGGCGGCTGACCACACTTGATCTCCATGGCACTGGAATCACAAATGATATTCTTCGACAG AAATATG GTTGA